The nucleotide sequence CCTTCTAAACTTAAAAAAGCATCGTGGTAATTATGGGTAATGCGAACAATTTCATACACCATAAAACAACCTAAAGTGGCAATTCCCATGTGCGAAATGGAGGAATAAGCAATTAAACGTTTCATGTCGGTTTGGACGATGGCAACAAAACCAATATAAACAATTGCCACCAGCGATAACGCAATCATAAACCACGCTAAATGACCGCAAGCATCTGGCACAATGGGCAAACTAAAACGTAAAAATCCGTAGACACCCATTTTTAACATTAATGCCGCTAAAATCACTGAACCTCCGGCGGGCGCTTCGGTGTGAGCATCGGGCAACCAGGTGTGAACTGGCCACATTGGCACTTTCACGGCGAATGCTAAGAAAAAGGCAATAAATATCCACATCTGTGCCGGCAAGGATAATGGGAGTGGATAAAAATCCGCAATTTTGAAACTGTCGGCTTTGACGTGTAAATAAAGGAGTGCGACCAGCATTAATGCCGAGCCTAAAAAAGTATATAAGAAAAATTTAATCGAAGCATAAGTACGATTACTACCGCCCCACACCCCGATACAAATATACATTGGGATTAAAATACCTTCCCAAAAGACATAAAATAACATGGCATCGGTTGAGGCGAAAATTCCCACCATCATGCCTTGCATTAATAAAAAAGCGGCTAAATACTGCGCGACTTTGTGTTTAATGGTGCTTAAGCTTGCTAGCACTACGACGAGTGTGGTGTAAGTGGCGAGAATCACAAAAGGCATAGAAATACCATCCACACCTAAATCGTAGTTGATCCCAAATTGTTTGATCCACTCCATATGTTCAACAAATTGCATTTGTGGTGTGTGATAATCAAAATTAAAAAATAATGGCACACATAACACTAAACTTGCCGTGGAAATCACGATAGCAATAATCCGCGCGGCATCGGCATTGCGATCGTCACCGGTCATTAAAATAATTGCTGCACCAATGATCGGTAACCAAATTAATACACTTAAAACGGGAAAATTGTATAACATTCTGTTTCCTTTACGCGCCTAATACTAACCAACACAAGAAAAATAATAATCCAATCACCATGACAAAAGCATAATGATATAAATAACCGGATTGCAAACGTCGAATCATTGACGATAAACGATTGACTAAACGTCCTGATCCATTCACAAAAAAACCATCGATAAAAATTAAATCGGAAACTTTATAAAAAAAGCTCCCCAACCGGCGAGAACCTCGTACAAAAATAACGTCGTTAAAATAATCAAAACCGTATTTATTGATTAATATTAAATAAATTATTTCCATTTTACGCGCAACTTTCGTTGGCAATTGCGGATATTGATGATAAAAAATCCAGGCAACCAAGATACCCGCCATTGCAAACCAAAAAGGCAAGGTCATTACAGCATGAGTTATCATGCCGACAATTCCCGGATAATCCGCTGACATCGCGCCTAAGACATCGTATTGTTTGGCAACTAAAATGGATGAGCCTAATAGCGAATTGGGATCGTAAAGAATATGATAATTTAATAGTGCGCCTAAAAAAATCGAAGGAATGGCTAAAATGACTAGAGGTAACCATACCGTCCATGGTGATTCGTGCAAGTGATCACGCGTGTGATGATCTATTCTTTCTTCGCCGTGAAAAGTCATGAAAAAAGCACGGAAGGTGTAAAGTGCAGTAACAAACGATCCGATGACAACACAAATATAAGCGTAATGACTTCCATAAAGTTCCGCATGTCCCACCGCTTCAATAATCGCATCTTTGGAATAAAATCCTGAAAAAGGTGGAATTGCTGCTAGCGATAAACTGCCAATTAAAAACGTGAGATAGGTGATCGGCATATATTTATAAAGACCGCCCATATTACGCATATCTTGATCATGGTGCATGCCGATAATAACCGAGCCGGCACCTAAAAATAATAATGCTTTAAAACAAGCATGAGTTGCTAAATGAAAAATACTGGCAGCAAATGCTGATGCGCCTAATCCTGCCACCATGTAGCCTAATTGCGACAGGGTGGAGTAGGCAACTACTCGTTTAATATCATTTTGTACAAGACCTAAAATTCCCAAAAATAATGCGCCGGTTGCACCAATGATCATGATGGTACTTAAGGCCACGGGTGATAATTCGAATAACGGGGATAAACGTGCAACCATATAAATACCCGCTGTTACCATGGTAGCCGCGTGAATTAATGCTGAAATGGGTGTGGGGCCTTCCATGGATTCCGGCAACCAAATGTGTAAAGGTATTTGTGCCGATTTACCCATTGCACCAATAAATAATAGTAAACAAATCGCACTCATCACTTGCCAGTGCATGAAGGGGAATACCGTAATTAATTCGTGAGTTTGCGTTAGTGCTGGTGCATCTGCAAAAACAGTCGCATAATCTAATGTACCAAAATGCGTTAATACTGCACCCAGTCCTAAAATAAATCCAAAATCGCCTACACGATTGACTAAAAACGCTTTTAAGCTGCCCTGCACGGCCGATTCTTTTTTAAACCAAAATCCAATTAATAAATAGGAAACTAAACCAACACCTTCCCAGCCAAAAAATAATACTAAGAAATTATTTCCGAGCACTAGACATAACATGGCAAACGTAAAAGCTGAAATATAACTAAAAAAACGTTGGTAGCCCGGATCGTCTTGCATGTAACCAATACTATAAATATGAACTAAGAATGAAACAAATAAGACAACGAGTAGCATCAATGTGGATAAACGATCCACTAAAAATCCTATACTAAAATCAAAACTACCACTATTCACCCAGGTGTATAATGTCCAGGATTGGGCTGCCTGATTATCGATAAAAATTAATTTCGCGACATAGAGCGCCAACGCAAACGCCACACCTACTCCTAAAATGGTGATGCGATGCGCACCTTCGCGACCAATTTTATGGCCTAAAATTCCTGCAATTAAACTGCCTGCCATGGGCAGCAAAACGATTAATACTATAATAGTGTGTAGTTGGTCCACGGTTTATCCTTTTAATTGATCCAGCATTTCAACATCAATTGAACCACGATTACGGAAAATCAGCATTAAAATCGCAAGACCAATGGCTGCTTCCGCTGCGGCAACAGTTAAAATAAAAAATACAAATACTTCACCCGCCGTGTTATGCAAAAAATGCGAAAAGGCGACAAAATTTAAATTCACGGCTAATAAATTTAATTCAATACACATCAGTAACGTGATGACATTTTTACGATTAATCGCAATCCCTGCCATGCTAATGCCAAAGATAATCGCAGCAACAATTAAATAATACGTTAGCGGTATCATATCCAATGGCTCCTGTTATTCATTGTCTGATTTTGGTGATTTGGGTTCGCTTACGATATTCACTAAACGCACGCGATCAGCGCGGCGAATTTTAACTTGCTCATGCACCCGTTGACCTTTGCTATTGGGACGACGTCCGCGAAACGCCAAACTAATCGCAGAAATCATAGCGACCAACAATAATACACCGGCTAATTCAAATGCATAAAGATAATCGGTGAATAATAAATTACCCACGGCGGCAACGTTATTGTCGTCCACTGTAGCGATTTGCGAAGTTTGAATGAAATGAAAATGTTGGGGGGATAATGCCCAAATCATCACGCCAACTAAAATTGACATGATTAAAATTCCTAAGGGTAAGTATCGGACAAAACCTTGCTGTTGAGGAACAATATCAATATCCAACATCATAACCACAAATAAAAATAAGGTCATGACTGCGCCGACGTAAACCAAGACTAAAATTAAGCCTAAAAAGGCAGCATGTAATAAAATCCATAGGACGGCAGATGCCACAAACGTTAATACTAAACACAATACACCACGCACGGGATTTCGTGAGGTGACCACCAATAAACTCGAAATAATGGCAATAGTAGCAAATACAAAAAATACGATGTGTTGAATGAGAAAATTCATGTCCATGTTAACGATACCTGCTGTCTTCGGTTCTATCTTTAGCAATTAATTTTTCATAACGATCGCCCATTGCTAGCAATTGGGTTTTAGTCATAATATTTTGCCCGCGATGTTCGATGTGATAATGCGAAAGACTGGTTTCAACAATTGAATCTACCGGGCACGATTCTTCACAAAATCCACAAAAAATACATTTAAATAAATCGATATCGTAACGCGTGGTACGACGCGAACCATCGGCACGTGGCTCAGATTCAATGGTAATTGCTAATGCAGGACACACGGCTTCGCATAATTTACAAGCGATACAGCGCTCTTCACCATTAGGATAGCGACGCAACGCATGCAGTCCACGAAAACGCGGAGACGCTGGTGTTTTTTCTTCGGGAAATTGAATAGTAATTTTGCGCGCCCAAAAGTAACGTCCAGTTAAACGCAATCCTTTCACTAATTCCCATAATAAAAATGTATTAAAAAAACGTCTAATGAATTTCATGATGCCATCCCTCAGCCAAACCAAGGCGGTAATTTAAATTGAATAAATAAGGCTAAGACAATAATCCACACGATGGTAACGGGGATTAATACTTTCCAACCTAAACGCATGATTTGATCGTAACGATAGCGCGGAAACGTCGCACGAAACCATAAAAGCGCATACATAAAAAATCCGGTTTTAATAAAGAGCCAGATTATTCCTGGAATATAGTGATCAATCAACTTTAAACTAGCAATACCTTGCAAAGGTGATAACCAACCACCTAAGAAAAATAAACTGATTAAAGTAGAAATCAAAATCATATTAGCGTATTCCGCTAAAAAGAAAATAGCGAAGGTCATGCCGGAATATTCCACATGAAATCCCGCCACAATTTCTGACTCCCCTTCA is from Legionellales bacterium and encodes:
- a CDS encoding NADH-quinone oxidoreductase subunit M, whose amino-acid sequence is MLYNFPVLSVLIWLPIIGAAIILMTGDDRNADAARIIAIVISTASLVLCVPLFFNFDYHTPQMQFVEHMEWIKQFGINYDLGVDGISMPFVILATYTTLVVVLASLSTIKHKVAQYLAAFLLMQGMMVGIFASTDAMLFYVFWEGILIPMYICIGVWGGSNRTYASIKFFLYTFLGSALMLVALLYLHVKADSFKIADFYPLPLSLPAQMWIFIAFFLAFAVKVPMWPVHTWLPDAHTEAPAGGSVILAALMLKMGVYGFLRFSLPIVPDACGHLAWFMIALSLVAIVYIGFVAIVQTDMKRLIAYSSISHMGIATLGCFMVYEIVRITHNYHDAFLSLEGGMVQMLSHAFSSGAMFLGVGVLYDRLHTRLIKDYGGVALKMPVFAALYMVFVMSNVGLPGTAGFVGEFMVIISSFRTHFWIAFASGMSLILGAAYTQWM
- the nuoL gene encoding NADH-quinone oxidoreductase subunit L, with protein sequence MIVLIVLLPMAGSLIAGILGHKIGREGAHRITILGVGVAFALALYVAKLIFIDNQAAQSWTLYTWVNSGSFDFSIGFLVDRLSTLMLLVVLFVSFLVHIYSIGYMQDDPGYQRFFSYISAFTFAMLCLVLGNNFLVLFFGWEGVGLVSYLLIGFWFKKESAVQGSLKAFLVNRVGDFGFILGLGAVLTHFGTLDYATVFADAPALTQTHELITVFPFMHWQVMSAICLLLFIGAMGKSAQIPLHIWLPESMEGPTPISALIHAATMVTAGIYMVARLSPLFELSPVALSTIMIIGATGALFLGILGLVQNDIKRVVAYSTLSQLGYMVAGLGASAFAASIFHLATHACFKALLFLGAGSVIIGMHHDQDMRNMGGLYKYMPITYLTFLIGSLSLAAIPPFSGFYSKDAIIEAVGHAELYGSHYAYICVVIGSFVTALYTFRAFFMTFHGEERIDHHTRDHLHESPWTVWLPLVILAIPSIFLGALLNYHILYDPNSLLGSSILVAKQYDVLGAMSADYPGIVGMITHAVMTLPFWFAMAGILVAWIFYHQYPQLPTKVARKMEIIYLILINKYGFDYFNDVIFVRGSRRLGSFFYKVSDLIFIDGFFVNGSGRLVNRLSSMIRRLQSGYLYHYAFVMVIGLLFFLCWLVLGA
- the nuoK gene encoding NADH-quinone oxidoreductase subunit NuoK yields the protein MPLTYYLIVAAIIFGISMAGIAINRKNVITLLMCIELNLLAVNLNFVAFSHFLHNTAGEVFVFFILTVAAAEAAIGLAILMLIFRNRGSIDVEMLDQLKG
- a CDS encoding NADH-quinone oxidoreductase subunit J, encoding MNFLIQHIVFFVFATIAIISSLLVVTSRNPVRGVLCLVLTFVASAVLWILLHAAFLGLILVLVYVGAVMTLFLFVVMMLDIDIVPQQQGFVRYLPLGILIMSILVGVMIWALSPQHFHFIQTSQIATVDDNNVAAVGNLLFTDYLYAFELAGVLLLVAMISAISLAFRGRRPNSKGQRVHEQVKIRRADRVRLVNIVSEPKSPKSDNE
- the nuoI gene encoding NADH-quinone oxidoreductase subunit NuoI, with amino-acid sequence MKFIRRFFNTFLLWELVKGLRLTGRYFWARKITIQFPEEKTPASPRFRGLHALRRYPNGEERCIACKLCEAVCPALAITIESEPRADGSRRTTRYDIDLFKCIFCGFCEESCPVDSIVETSLSHYHIEHRGQNIMTKTQLLAMGDRYEKLIAKDRTEDSRYR